From a region of the Halomonas sp. HL-93 genome:
- a CDS encoding F0F1 ATP synthase subunit B yields the protein MNINMTLIGQTIAFAIFVWFCIKYVWPPISNALHERQKKIADGLDAASRASRDLEVAQEKAEQTLRESKEQASQILEQANKRSAQIVEEARDQARAEGERLVASARSEIEQEVNRAKEDLRAQVSHLAIIGAERVLEASVDEKAHRKLLDELAAEL from the coding sequence GTGAATATCAACATGACGCTAATCGGACAGACGATCGCCTTCGCGATCTTTGTCTGGTTTTGCATAAAGTATGTGTGGCCTCCGATCAGCAACGCGCTCCATGAGCGCCAGAAAAAAATTGCTGATGGCCTGGACGCAGCAAGCCGTGCTTCTCGCGATCTCGAAGTCGCCCAAGAGAAGGCTGAGCAAACCCTGCGTGAGAGCAAGGAACAGGCGTCTCAAATTCTCGAGCAGGCCAACAAGCGTTCTGCTCAGATCGTTGAGGAAGCCCGCGATCAGGCCCGCGCTGAAGGTGAGCGCCTGGTGGCAAGTGCTCGTTCCGAGATCGAGCAAGAAGTGAACCGCGCTAAAGAGGACCTTCGTGCCCAAGTCTCTCACCTTGCCATTATTGGCGCTGAGCGAGTTTTGGAAGCGTCGGTCGACGAGAAAGCCCATCGCAAGTTACTTGATGAGCTTGCTGCCGAACTGTAA
- the atpA gene encoding F0F1 ATP synthase subunit alpha — protein MQQLNPSEISDIIKQRIEKLDVASEARNQGTIVSVSDGIVKVHGLEDAMFGEMIEFPNSVFGMVLNLERDSVGAVVLGDYLLLEEGMTAKCTGRILEVPVGPELIGRVVDALGNPIDGKGEINAKMTDAVEKVAPGVITRQSVDEPIQTGLKSIDSMVPIGRGQRELIIGDRQIGKSAIAIDAIINQKGKGVTCVYVAIGQKQSTIANVVRKLEEHGAMDHTIIVAAGAADPAPMQFLAAYSGCTMGEYFRDRGEDALIVYDDLSKQAVAYRQVSLLLRRPPGREAYPGDVFYLHSRLLERAARVNVDYVEKFTNGEVKGKTGSLTALPIIETQGGDVSAFVPTNVISITDGQIFLETNLFNSGIRPAINAGLSVSRVGGSAQTKIIKKLGGSVRLALAQYRELAAFSQFASDLDEATRKQLEHGQRVTELMKQHQYSPMSVAEMALTLYAANEGHLDDVEVNKVLDFERALHDYMKSEHSDLLDKINQTGDYNDEIKDGLKSGLEKFKATQSW, from the coding sequence ATGCAGCAACTGAATCCTTCCGAGATCAGCGACATCATCAAGCAGCGAATTGAGAAGCTTGACGTCGCATCTGAAGCCCGTAATCAGGGCACCATCGTCAGCGTTTCCGACGGTATCGTGAAAGTTCACGGCCTCGAAGACGCGATGTTTGGTGAAATGATTGAATTTCCCAACAGTGTCTTTGGCATGGTACTCAACCTGGAGCGTGACTCCGTGGGTGCCGTGGTACTGGGCGACTACCTGTTACTTGAAGAGGGCATGACCGCTAAGTGTACCGGTCGCATCCTTGAAGTACCGGTTGGCCCCGAGCTGATTGGACGCGTGGTTGACGCTTTGGGTAATCCCATCGACGGTAAAGGCGAGATCAACGCCAAAATGACTGACGCCGTTGAGAAAGTGGCGCCAGGCGTTATTACCCGTCAATCCGTTGACGAGCCGATCCAAACCGGTTTGAAGTCCATCGATTCCATGGTGCCGATTGGTCGTGGCCAGCGCGAGCTGATCATCGGTGACCGCCAAATCGGTAAATCCGCCATTGCCATTGATGCGATCATCAACCAGAAAGGCAAGGGCGTGACCTGTGTTTACGTTGCCATTGGTCAGAAGCAGTCGACCATTGCCAACGTGGTGCGCAAGCTCGAAGAGCACGGCGCCATGGATCACACCATCATTGTGGCCGCTGGCGCTGCCGATCCGGCACCCATGCAGTTCCTCGCTGCCTACTCTGGCTGCACCATGGGCGAATATTTCCGCGACCGTGGCGAAGACGCGCTGATCGTTTATGACGATCTTTCCAAGCAGGCCGTTGCCTATCGTCAGGTATCGCTGCTGTTGCGCCGTCCGCCGGGCCGTGAAGCCTATCCCGGTGACGTCTTCTATCTCCACTCACGTCTGCTTGAGCGTGCTGCGCGCGTCAACGTCGACTACGTTGAGAAGTTCACCAACGGCGAAGTGAAAGGCAAGACCGGTTCCTTAACCGCCCTGCCGATCATCGAAACCCAGGGTGGTGACGTTTCCGCATTCGTTCCGACCAACGTGATCTCGATCACCGATGGTCAGATCTTCCTGGAAACCAACCTGTTTAACTCGGGTATTCGTCCGGCGATCAACGCGGGTCTTTCAGTATCGCGTGTGGGTGGTTCGGCGCAGACCAAAATCATCAAGAAGCTTGGCGGTAGTGTACGTCTGGCCTTGGCTCAGTACCGTGAACTGGCAGCGTTCTCGCAGTTTGCGTCTGACCTTGATGAAGCCACGCGTAAGCAGCTTGAGCACGGTCAGCGTGTTACCGAGCTGATGAAGCAACACCAATACTCGCCGATGTCAGTAGCCGAGATGGCGCTTACGCTTTATGCCGCCAACGAAGGTCATCTGGATGACGTCGAAGTAAATAAAGTGCTGGACTTCGAGCGTGCCTTGCACGATTACATGAAGTCTGAGCACAGCGATTTGCTCGACAAGATCAACCAGACCGGCGACTACAACGATGAGATTAAAGACGGCTTGAAGTCGGGTCTCGAGAAGTTCAAGGCGACTCAGAGCTGGTAA
- the rsmG gene encoding 16S rRNA (guanine(527)-N(7))-methyltransferase RsmG: MSGIATLLSSIPSPVIIRLEEGLSALGTPVTAHQRDQLLGLLALLHKWNRAYNLTAVRDVNDMVSRHVLDSAAVLPFVMGPKLLDVGAGPGLPGLVLAILKPELSVTLLDSNGKKVRFQRQAVMELGLSNVTPVQARVEQFANTTFDQVISRAFASLVDFVNLTRKLPTDEGQWLAMKGPGANDELRDLPDGIQLHARHTLNVPFETAERQLLILTPQGVE, translated from the coding sequence ATGAGTGGGATAGCGACGCTGCTGTCCAGTATACCCAGCCCAGTGATAATCCGGCTGGAGGAAGGGCTCAGCGCATTAGGTACACCCGTTACGGCCCATCAGCGTGACCAGTTGCTGGGCTTGCTTGCGCTCTTGCACAAGTGGAACCGGGCTTATAACCTCACTGCTGTACGCGATGTTAATGACATGGTGTCACGCCACGTACTCGACAGTGCCGCGGTGCTGCCGTTCGTCATGGGCCCTAAACTACTCGATGTGGGCGCTGGCCCAGGACTTCCGGGATTGGTATTAGCGATTCTTAAACCTGAGTTATCTGTCACGTTATTGGATAGCAACGGCAAAAAAGTGCGTTTTCAACGCCAAGCGGTGATGGAATTGGGGTTGTCCAATGTGACGCCCGTTCAAGCGCGTGTGGAACAGTTCGCTAACACCACCTTTGATCAAGTGATTTCGCGTGCATTCGCCAGCTTGGTGGATTTTGTTAACCTGACGCGCAAGCTTCCTACTGACGAAGGACAGTGGCTGGCGATGAAAGGCCCGGGCGCCAATGATGAACTACGCGACCTGCCGGACGGCATTCAGCTTCACGCAAGACACACGCTAAATGTTCCTTTCGAGACGGCCGAGCGACAGCTGTTGATTCTGACCCCACAAGGAGTTGAGTAA
- the atpD gene encoding F0F1 ATP synthase subunit beta, with protein MSGRIVQIIGAVIDVEFPRDSVPKVYDALKVSDVETILEVQQQLGDGVVRTIAMGSTEGLKRGMDVTSTGAAISVPVGKATLGRIMNVLGEPIDEAGDIGEEERMPIHRKAPGYADQAASEELLETGIKVIDLVCPFAKGGKVGLFGGAGVGKTVNMMELIRNIATEHSGYSVFAGVGERTREGNDFYHEMTESNVIDKVSLVYGQMNEPPGNRLRVALTGLTIAEKFRDEGRDVLLFVDNIYRYTLAGTEVSALLGRMPSAVGYQPTLAEEMGVLQERITSTKTGSITSVQAVYVPADDLTDPSPATTFSHLDATVVLARSIAELGIYPAIDPLDSTSRQLDPLVVGEEHYNVARGVQNVLQRYKELKDIIAILGMDELSDEDKLAVARARKIQRFLSQPFFVAEVFTGSPGKYVSLKDTISGFQGILAGEYDELPEQAFYMVGSIDEAVEKANQMKK; from the coding sequence ATGAGCGGACGTATCGTACAAATCATCGGCGCGGTGATTGACGTAGAGTTTCCGCGGGACTCTGTGCCCAAGGTCTACGACGCGCTGAAGGTCTCTGATGTAGAGACCATCCTCGAAGTCCAGCAGCAGCTGGGCGACGGCGTGGTGCGCACCATCGCCATGGGCTCCACTGAGGGCTTAAAGCGTGGCATGGACGTGACCAGCACAGGTGCTGCAATTTCGGTCCCGGTGGGTAAAGCCACACTGGGCCGTATCATGAACGTGCTCGGCGAGCCCATCGACGAAGCGGGCGACATCGGCGAAGAAGAACGCATGCCGATTCACCGCAAGGCACCTGGCTATGCCGACCAAGCAGCGTCTGAAGAGCTGCTGGAAACCGGTATTAAGGTTATCGACCTGGTTTGCCCATTTGCTAAGGGCGGTAAGGTCGGCCTATTCGGCGGTGCCGGTGTCGGTAAAACCGTTAACATGATGGAGCTTATCCGTAACATCGCCACCGAGCACAGCGGCTATTCAGTATTTGCCGGTGTGGGTGAGCGTACACGTGAGGGTAATGACTTTTATCATGAAATGACCGAATCCAACGTTATCGATAAGGTATCGCTGGTTTACGGTCAGATGAACGAGCCTCCCGGCAACCGTCTGCGCGTAGCGCTGACCGGCCTGACCATTGCGGAAAAATTCCGTGATGAAGGCCGCGACGTTCTGCTGTTCGTCGATAACATCTACCGCTACACCCTGGCCGGTACCGAAGTATCCGCACTGTTGGGTCGTATGCCGTCAGCGGTAGGTTATCAGCCGACACTCGCCGAAGAGATGGGTGTTCTGCAGGAACGTATCACCTCGACCAAAACCGGTTCGATCACTTCCGTACAGGCCGTCTACGTGCCGGCGGATGACTTGACCGATCCATCACCGGCGACCACCTTCTCGCACCTGGATGCCACCGTGGTATTGGCACGTTCTATTGCCGAACTGGGTATCTACCCGGCGATCGACCCGCTGGACTCCACCTCGCGCCAGTTGGACCCGCTTGTGGTCGGTGAAGAGCACTACAACGTGGCTCGCGGTGTGCAGAACGTGCTTCAGCGCTACAAGGAACTGAAGGATATTATCGCGATTTTGGGTATGGACGAGCTGTCTGATGAAGATAAGCTGGCCGTTGCTCGTGCGCGTAAAATCCAGCGCTTCTTGTCGCAGCCGTTCTTCGTAGCCGAGGTGTTCACCGGTTCTCCGGGTAAATACGTGTCGCTGAAAGACACTATCAGTGGCTTCCAGGGCATCCTCGCGGGTGAGTATGATGAACTGCCGGAACAGGCCTTCTACATGGTCGGCTCCATCGACGAAGCGGTCGAAAAAGCCAACCAGATGAAGAAGTAA
- the atpB gene encoding F0F1 ATP synthase subunit A — protein sequence MAAGNEVSSTYYIQHHLQNLTFGNHPENGWSLAHSAEEASEMGFWAIHLDTMGWSIAMGLLFIWIFRKAGKMATTGVPSGLQNAVEMVVEFVEDMISGAFKGHNPIIAPLALTLFVWILFMNTLKIIPVDYFPVLFSKLGVDYMKIVPTTDVNATLGLALGVFGLILFYSFKVKGAGGFAKELSLTPFNHWALIPFNLLLEIVALLVKPFSLAMRLFGNMFAGEVIFILIAMLPFWAIWVLDVPWAIFHILIVVLQAFIFTVLSVVYLSAAHEHH from the coding sequence ATGGCCGCAGGAAACGAAGTCTCATCGACTTACTATATCCAGCACCACTTGCAGAACTTAACCTTTGGCAACCACCCCGAGAATGGCTGGTCGCTTGCCCATTCAGCGGAAGAAGCAAGTGAAATGGGCTTTTGGGCGATTCACCTAGACACCATGGGCTGGTCGATTGCCATGGGTTTGCTGTTTATCTGGATTTTCCGCAAAGCGGGGAAAATGGCCACCACCGGTGTACCTAGTGGTCTGCAAAATGCTGTTGAAATGGTGGTTGAATTTGTCGAGGACATGATCAGTGGAGCCTTCAAAGGGCATAACCCAATCATCGCTCCCCTCGCCTTGACACTGTTCGTGTGGATTCTCTTTATGAATACTCTAAAGATTATCCCGGTCGACTATTTTCCTGTGTTGTTCAGTAAGCTTGGCGTGGACTACATGAAAATTGTACCCACTACCGATGTAAACGCCACGCTGGGATTGGCATTGGGCGTTTTCGGGTTGATCCTCTTCTACAGCTTCAAGGTAAAGGGTGCCGGTGGTTTTGCTAAAGAGCTGTCACTCACCCCGTTTAATCATTGGGCGTTGATTCCCTTCAATCTATTGTTGGAAATTGTCGCTTTGCTAGTTAAACCGTTTAGTTTGGCGATGCGTCTATTCGGTAACATGTTCGCCGGGGAAGTCATCTTTATTTTGATCGCCATGCTGCCATTCTGGGCTATCTGGGTGCTGGATGTGCCATGGGCCATTTTTCATATTTTGATTGTCGTACTACAAGCTTTCATCTTCACAGTGCTATCTGTGGTGTATCTGAGCGCAGCACACGAACATCACTAA
- the atpG gene encoding F0F1 ATP synthase subunit gamma: MAAAKEIRTQIGSIKNTQKITSAMEMVAASKMRKAQELMKASQPYAKQIRNVVSHLADANPEYKHDYMLERSEVKRVGYIVVSTDRGLCGGLNHNLFKAVVKDAKAWHQEGAGLDFCALGSKASGFFRNYGGNLVAAKSGLGEAPTVEGLIGSIKVMLEAYDEGRIDRLYVVHNEFVNTMTQHPVVRQLLPLSTNIGEDAEQDEENARPGSWDYLYEPDAKALLDSLLVRFIESQVYQAVVENGACEQAARMIAMKSATDNAGNLIDDLEMVYNKARQAAITQEISEIVGGASAV, from the coding sequence ATGGCAGCTGCAAAAGAGATACGCACCCAGATTGGGAGCATTAAAAATACGCAGAAAATCACCAGTGCCATGGAAATGGTGGCTGCGTCGAAAATGCGTAAAGCGCAAGAGCTGATGAAGGCTAGCCAGCCTTACGCCAAGCAGATCCGCAACGTGGTCAGCCACCTTGCCGACGCCAACCCCGAGTATAAGCACGATTATATGCTTGAGCGGAGCGAGGTGAAGCGGGTCGGTTACATTGTGGTGTCTACTGACCGCGGTTTGTGCGGCGGTTTGAACCACAACCTGTTCAAGGCCGTGGTGAAAGATGCCAAGGCCTGGCATCAGGAAGGCGCTGGGCTGGACTTCTGCGCCCTGGGCTCGAAGGCCAGCGGCTTTTTCCGCAACTACGGGGGCAACCTGGTTGCTGCCAAGAGTGGATTAGGCGAGGCCCCGACGGTCGAAGGGTTGATCGGCAGTATTAAGGTCATGCTCGAAGCGTACGATGAAGGCCGAATTGACCGTCTGTATGTGGTGCACAACGAGTTCGTTAACACCATGACTCAGCACCCGGTGGTACGTCAGCTACTTCCGCTGTCGACCAACATTGGCGAAGACGCTGAGCAAGACGAAGAAAACGCCCGTCCCGGAAGCTGGGACTACCTGTATGAGCCGGATGCTAAGGCGTTGTTGGATAGCCTGCTGGTTCGTTTCATTGAATCGCAGGTGTATCAGGCGGTCGTGGAAAACGGTGCGTGCGAACAGGCCGCCCGAATGATCGCCATGAAGAGTGCTACCGATAACGCGGGCAATCTGATTGACGATCTGGAAATGGTTTATAACAAGGCCCGTCAGGCCGCCATTACCCAGGAAATTTCCGAGATCGTCGGCGGCGCTTCGGCCGTATAA
- a CDS encoding F0F1 ATP synthase subunit delta translates to MAELLTVARPYAKAAFEYARDHEALDSWSKALALLSQAVTHNDVHRLLSSPKLEAEQKAELLVGMLPEEDGGDALRRFLDTLADEGRLNALPYIANQFERLRAEHEQRVEVTVTSAYKLDSKQKTKLSNALKKRLNREISITTQVDKSLIGGVILRAGDTVIDGSVRGRLNRLSEALTA, encoded by the coding sequence ATGGCGGAATTACTGACCGTCGCTCGTCCTTACGCTAAGGCGGCGTTTGAATATGCGCGTGATCATGAGGCGCTGGATAGCTGGTCAAAAGCGCTTGCATTATTGAGCCAAGCCGTCACCCACAATGATGTGCATCGGCTGTTGAGCAGTCCGAAGTTAGAAGCTGAGCAAAAGGCCGAGTTGCTAGTGGGTATGTTACCCGAAGAAGACGGCGGCGACGCCCTGCGGCGGTTTCTGGACACTCTGGCAGACGAAGGTCGGCTTAATGCGTTGCCGTATATCGCTAATCAGTTTGAGCGCCTGCGCGCCGAACATGAACAGCGGGTAGAGGTCACGGTAACATCGGCCTATAAGCTTGATAGCAAGCAGAAAACCAAGCTATCGAACGCGCTCAAGAAACGTCTGAATCGCGAAATCTCCATTACCACTCAGGTGGATAAATCGCTTATTGGCGGTGTCATCCTGCGTGCTGGCGATACCGTCATCGACGGGTCGGTACGTGGTCGATTGAACCGCCTTTCCGAAGCGCTAACCGCTTGA
- a CDS encoding ATP synthase subunit I, which translates to MQRLETLRRQAYVIRLIVAQLLVAAVGTLLALIVIDSSGAISVALGALVAFIPHVFFVQRMAIFQKRAPASRNALRLFRAEAGKFGLTVVLFAAVFITVPPSNPALFFSAYVVVVLMHWLAPWLMPRELRNLLR; encoded by the coding sequence ATGCAGCGATTGGAAACGTTACGACGGCAGGCGTATGTCATTCGGCTAATAGTGGCTCAACTGCTGGTTGCAGCAGTTGGTACGCTGCTAGCACTGATAGTGATCGACAGTAGCGGCGCAATATCAGTGGCGTTGGGGGCGTTGGTGGCTTTTATACCCCACGTATTTTTTGTCCAGCGGATGGCAATTTTCCAGAAGCGCGCCCCCGCGTCGCGCAACGCGCTCAGGCTATTTCGCGCCGAAGCAGGCAAGTTTGGTTTGACGGTGGTACTGTTTGCAGCAGTTTTCATTACCGTACCCCCCTCAAACCCCGCTTTATTTTTTAGTGCTTATGTCGTGGTTGTTCTAATGCATTGGTTAGCACCTTGGCTAATGCCTAGAGAACTGCGCAACTTATTGAGGTGA
- a CDS encoding ParB/RepB/Spo0J family partition protein gives MTRKPALGRGLDALIGAGARRRDSLELAAGSPPAPSGDATAEAATPQSQERLERLPLGQLTRGKYQPRRDIQPEALEELADSIRAQGVMQPIVVRPIGENRYEIVAGERRWRAAQLAELDVIPAVIREVSDEVALALALIENIQRENLNAIEEAMALKRLGDEFELTQQQMADAVGKSRTQVANLLRLLALDNEVQTLLERGDLDMGHARALLTLNSAQQRQVAHEVVNNDLTVRATEALVKKVQNQPEASSTPRRQTKTSDVTRLETQLGELLGAPVSIDHGQKGKGKVTIRYTSLEELDGILGHIK, from the coding sequence ATGACGCGTAAACCCGCACTAGGACGTGGCTTGGATGCTCTGATTGGTGCTGGTGCCCGCCGCCGCGACAGCCTTGAATTGGCTGCGGGTTCACCCCCAGCGCCGTCGGGTGATGCCACTGCAGAAGCGGCCACTCCACAGAGCCAGGAGCGCCTCGAACGTTTACCGCTTGGCCAGTTAACGCGGGGCAAGTACCAACCGCGTCGCGATATCCAGCCGGAAGCGCTGGAGGAGTTAGCCGACTCTATCCGTGCACAAGGGGTTATGCAGCCCATTGTTGTGCGTCCAATCGGCGAAAACCGCTATGAGATTGTGGCCGGCGAGCGCCGCTGGCGGGCAGCTCAACTCGCTGAATTAGATGTCATCCCGGCGGTTATCCGCGAGGTCAGCGATGAAGTGGCCTTGGCGCTGGCGCTGATTGAAAACATTCAGCGCGAAAACCTCAATGCTATTGAAGAAGCCATGGCGCTCAAACGGCTCGGCGATGAATTTGAATTAACGCAGCAGCAGATGGCAGATGCGGTAGGCAAATCACGTACCCAGGTCGCAAACCTGCTGCGCCTACTAGCGTTGGACAACGAGGTCCAAACACTGCTTGAGCGTGGTGATCTGGATATGGGGCATGCCCGTGCGCTACTAACCCTGAATAGCGCTCAGCAACGCCAAGTGGCCCACGAAGTGGTCAATAACGACCTTACCGTGCGCGCCACTGAAGCGTTAGTTAAAAAGGTTCAAAATCAGCCTGAAGCCTCTTCGACGCCACGGCGCCAGACCAAAACCTCTGACGTGACACGCTTAGAAACACAGCTGGGTGAATTACTTGGTGCACCGGTATCCATCGACCATGGCCAAAAAGGCAAAGGTAAAGTCACCATTCGCTATACCAGTTTGGAAGAACTAGATGGCATCTTGGGACATATTAAATAG
- the atpE gene encoding F0F1 ATP synthase subunit C: MELIYIAASIMIGLGALGTGIGFAILGGKLIESTARQPEMADQLQTKTFLMAGLLDAVPMIGVGIAMYLIFVVAG, translated from the coding sequence ATGGAACTTATCTACATTGCCGCTTCGATTATGATTGGCCTGGGTGCCCTGGGTACGGGCATAGGCTTTGCTATCCTGGGTGGCAAACTGATCGAATCGACAGCCCGTCAGCCGGAAATGGCCGACCAACTGCAAACCAAAACCTTCCTGATGGCGGGTCTGTTGGATGCGGTACCGATGATCGGTGTGGGTATCGCAATGTACCTGATCTTCGTTGTTGCCGGTTAA
- the mnmG gene encoding tRNA uridine-5-carboxymethylaminomethyl(34) synthesis enzyme MnmG, translated as MNYPDRFDVIVIGGGHAGTEAALASARMGCQTLLLTHNIETLGQMSCNPAIGGIGKSHLVKEIDALGGAMGLATDLGGIQFRVLNARKGPAVRATRAQADRVRYKAAIRGMLENQSNLTIFQQAAGDLIVDNDTVRGVVTETGIRFHAESVVLSTGTFLGGVIHIGLDQSRGGRAGDPPSNALAERLRALPFRVDRLKTGTPPRIDAKSVDFSQFEEQPGDTPTPVMSYLGSRDMHPEQMSCHIAHTNERTHEIIMANLERSPMYSGVIEGIGPRYCPSIEDKVHRFADKSSHQIFIEPEGLDTHELYPNGISTSLPFDIQLQVVRSIKGLENAHITRPGYAIEYDFFDPRDLYHSLETKFIHNLFFAGQINGTTGYEEAGAQGLLAGLNAARRAKQLDSWHPRRDEAYLGVLVDDLITMGTKEPYRMFTSRAEYRLLLREDNADLRLTEKGRELGLVDDERWSAFSQKREAIEAETARLASIWIQPKSAAAASVAEYTGQPLNREYRLSDLLKRPELDYATLTTLPGVEGAPVTDEAVAEQVQIQAKYQGYIDRQQDEIDKLKRHEAMPLPADLDYQRVEGLSHEIRQKLSEARPETLAHAARISGVTPAAVSILLVHLKKRRLVSTSAVANG; from the coding sequence TTGAATTACCCCGACCGCTTTGACGTGATTGTCATCGGCGGTGGCCATGCGGGAACTGAAGCCGCATTGGCCTCTGCTCGTATGGGCTGTCAAACCCTGTTGCTAACTCACAACATCGAGACCCTAGGTCAAATGTCATGCAATCCGGCCATTGGAGGGATTGGCAAAAGCCATTTGGTTAAGGAAATTGATGCATTGGGTGGCGCTATGGGGCTTGCCACGGATTTAGGTGGCATCCAGTTCCGTGTCCTGAATGCCCGCAAAGGGCCTGCAGTCAGAGCAACCCGGGCTCAGGCTGACCGCGTTCGCTACAAAGCGGCTATCCGCGGCATGTTGGAAAATCAGTCAAATTTAACGATTTTCCAGCAAGCAGCGGGGGATCTGATTGTGGATAACGACACCGTTCGTGGTGTCGTAACGGAAACCGGCATCCGCTTTCATGCAGAATCCGTGGTGCTCTCGACGGGCACATTCCTCGGCGGCGTGATTCACATTGGGTTGGATCAAAGTCGCGGTGGACGAGCCGGCGATCCACCGTCAAACGCGCTGGCTGAGCGACTACGTGCTCTGCCCTTCCGGGTTGATCGGCTAAAGACCGGAACACCGCCGCGTATTGACGCCAAAAGCGTTGATTTTTCTCAGTTTGAAGAGCAGCCCGGCGACACACCAACACCCGTGATGTCTTACCTGGGTTCGAGGGATATGCATCCCGAGCAGATGAGCTGCCATATTGCACACACCAACGAGCGCACCCATGAAATCATCATGGCGAACCTTGAACGTTCACCGATGTATTCCGGCGTTATCGAGGGCATCGGTCCACGCTATTGCCCGTCGATTGAAGACAAGGTTCATCGCTTTGCCGATAAATCGAGCCACCAGATATTTATTGAACCTGAGGGTCTGGATACCCACGAGCTTTACCCCAACGGGATTTCCACCTCGTTGCCGTTCGATATACAGCTTCAGGTAGTTCGCTCGATCAAAGGGCTGGAAAACGCACATATCACCCGGCCAGGCTATGCGATCGAATATGATTTCTTTGATCCACGGGATTTGTACCATTCCCTGGAAACCAAATTTATCCACAACCTGTTTTTTGCCGGTCAGATCAACGGCACGACCGGTTACGAAGAGGCAGGCGCCCAGGGCTTGCTAGCAGGTCTGAATGCGGCACGTCGTGCCAAGCAACTGGATTCATGGCATCCACGGCGCGATGAAGCCTACCTTGGGGTGTTGGTCGATGACCTGATTACCATGGGCACCAAAGAGCCCTACCGCATGTTCACGTCACGTGCGGAATACCGCCTGTTGCTGCGCGAGGACAATGCCGACCTGAGACTGACCGAGAAAGGCCGTGAACTCGGGTTGGTGGACGATGAACGCTGGTCGGCATTCAGCCAGAAACGTGAGGCGATCGAAGCCGAAACGGCTCGCCTTGCCAGCATCTGGATACAGCCGAAAAGTGCCGCCGCGGCAAGCGTTGCCGAGTACACAGGCCAACCGTTGAACCGCGAGTATCGGTTAAGTGACCTGCTAAAACGCCCAGAGTTGGATTATGCGACCTTGACGACGCTGCCCGGGGTGGAAGGAGCACCGGTTACCGACGAAGCCGTTGCCGAGCAAGTCCAGATCCAGGCCAAGTATCAAGGCTACATCGATCGGCAGCAGGACGAGATCGACAAGCTTAAGCGGCATGAAGCCATGCCACTGCCCGCTGACCTGGATTACCAGCGGGTTGAAGGCTTGTCCCACGAAATTCGTCAGAAATTAAGCGAGGCGCGGCCGGAAACCCTTGCCCATGCCGCGCGTATTTCAGGGGTTACCCCCGCCGCCGTGTCGATCCTGCTGGTTCATCTCAAGAAGCGTCGGCTGGTATCGACGTCTGCGGTGGCCAACGGATGA
- a CDS encoding ParA family protein: MSQIIALTNQKGGVGKSTSAVNLAASLAGLDRRVLLVDLDPQGHASMGSGIDKHSLEKSVLDVLLGEASAAETIVRKPPVKYDVLPSNGDLTAAEVELMHSDQRESGLTTALTSVLPQYDVVLIDCPPSLNMLTVNALTAAHGVLIPLQCEFYALEGLSALLDTVEQIKQSINPDLAVSGILRTMYDKRTSLTREVDKQLRDYFGDVLLKTTIPRNVKVAEAPSHGLPVTQYARFSRGSQAYRVLAKELIRRLAL, encoded by the coding sequence GTGAGCCAGATCATTGCCCTGACCAACCAAAAAGGCGGCGTGGGCAAATCCACCTCAGCCGTTAACTTGGCGGCGAGTCTCGCCGGACTCGACCGTCGAGTGCTTTTGGTGGATCTTGATCCGCAAGGACACGCCAGTATGGGCAGTGGTATCGACAAGCACAGCTTGGAAAAAAGCGTTCTCGATGTCCTGTTGGGTGAGGCGAGTGCTGCCGAAACGATTGTTCGAAAGCCACCAGTGAAATATGACGTGCTACCCAGCAACGGTGACTTGACCGCGGCGGAAGTCGAACTCATGCATTCAGACCAGCGTGAAAGCGGCTTAACCACGGCGCTGACGAGCGTTTTACCGCAATACGATGTGGTACTTATTGACTGTCCGCCTTCGCTTAATATGCTGACAGTGAATGCGTTAACGGCGGCGCATGGCGTGTTGATTCCGCTGCAGTGTGAATTTTACGCACTGGAAGGCCTCTCGGCACTGTTGGATACGGTCGAGCAGATTAAACAGAGCATTAACCCTGATCTAGCCGTCTCCGGCATTTTGCGCACCATGTACGACAAACGCACTAGTCTGACCCGTGAGGTCGACAAGCAGTTGCGTGACTATTTTGGCGATGTGCTGCTAAAAACCACGATTCCGCGTAACGTTAAAGTGGCAGAAGCGCCTAGCCATGGTCTGCCGGTTACTCAGTATGCGCGCTTCTCTCGCGGCAGCCAGGCCTACCGTGTGTTAGCAAAAGAGCTAATTCGCCGACTCGCGCTATAA